One stretch of Chlamydia abortus DNA includes these proteins:
- the cydB gene encoding cytochrome d ubiquinol oxidase subunit II gives MEFSLASMLPIAWYVILVVAVFAYSLGDGFDLGLSTIYYISRADEERRVLLNSIGPIWDGNEVWLIIIFGGLFAGFPPAYGALLSIFYMPIWTLVLLYIFRGCSLEFRSKTESAKWKSFWDVTFCISGIAISFFLGVIVGNMVLGLPLSPTTPYSSLSWVLFFRPYTLLCGALVVCAFAIHGITFVSMKTTGELQQRIVKHFPYVLSAFLVVYLLLISATLAMIPQIHGNSFQVGHFSGVPTYPLLTLLLAMTLGCCFATKTCLSRERYGCAFLYSSLNLLLLILSSVTLVFPNILFSTVDPENSYTIYNAAASTKTLQSLLVIVLVGLPFIVAYGVYIYRVFRGKTDFPSVY, from the coding sequence ATGGAATTTTCATTAGCTTCGATGTTGCCCATAGCTTGGTATGTTATACTGGTGGTTGCAGTATTTGCTTATTCTTTAGGAGATGGTTTTGATTTAGGTTTGAGTACCATCTATTATATCTCTCGTGCAGATGAAGAACGACGCGTATTACTTAACTCTATAGGACCTATTTGGGACGGTAATGAGGTTTGGCTCATTATTATTTTTGGCGGACTTTTTGCAGGATTTCCCCCAGCTTATGGCGCATTATTATCTATTTTCTATATGCCAATATGGACTTTAGTTTTGCTTTATATCTTTCGGGGATGTTCTTTAGAGTTTCGTAGTAAGACCGAGTCAGCAAAATGGAAATCTTTTTGGGATGTTACCTTCTGCATATCAGGAATAGCGATTAGCTTTTTCCTAGGTGTCATAGTAGGGAATATGGTCTTAGGATTACCTCTCTCTCCTACCACTCCGTATTCTTCATTATCATGGGTACTCTTTTTCCGCCCCTACACGTTGTTGTGTGGAGCTCTTGTTGTTTGTGCTTTTGCAATTCACGGTATCACTTTCGTTTCAATGAAAACTACCGGTGAATTACAACAGCGTATTGTTAAACACTTTCCATATGTTTTGTCAGCATTTTTAGTGGTTTATCTCCTGTTAATTAGTGCTACACTTGCCATGATACCGCAAATACATGGAAACTCTTTCCAAGTAGGTCATTTTTCTGGTGTCCCTACATATCCTCTGTTGACTCTTTTATTGGCTATGACCTTAGGTTGTTGTTTTGCAACTAAAACTTGCCTATCTCGAGAACGTTATGGCTGTGCTTTTCTCTATTCTTCGTTGAATTTACTTCTTTTAATCTTATCTTCCGTGACGTTGGTTTTCCCAAATATCTTATTTTCTACGGTAGACCCTGAGAATAGCTATACGATTTATAATGCAGCAGCAAGCACAAAAACTTTACAAAGCTTATTAGTCATTGTACTGGTGGGCTTGCCGTTTATTGTTGCTTATGGTGTGTACATTTATCGTGTTTTCAGAGGGAAAACAGATTTCCCTTCTGTGTATTAA